One Streptomyces sp. B21-105 genomic region harbors:
- a CDS encoding SDR family oxidoreductase — MSPLQGRTVVVSGVGAGLGHQVAAAVVRDGGNAVLGARTEANLAKSAAEIDPAGARTAYRAADITDEHSCEALAGLARERFGGIDAVVHVAAWDSYFGGVEDADFTTWQSVLDVNLLGTLRMTRACLPALKERGGSVVFIGTQSAVAAPSQVRQAAYAASKGALTSAMYSLARELGPYRIRVNTVLPGWMWGPPVQAYVQFTAQTEGVSEQEVLGRLTGRMALPELATDGDVADAAVFLVSDRARAITGQSLLVNAGELMR; from the coding sequence ATGTCACCGCTGCAGGGCAGGACCGTCGTCGTGTCGGGGGTCGGCGCCGGGCTGGGTCACCAGGTCGCCGCCGCGGTCGTGCGGGACGGCGGGAACGCCGTGCTCGGGGCGCGGACCGAGGCGAACCTCGCGAAGAGCGCGGCCGAGATCGATCCGGCCGGGGCGCGCACCGCGTACCGGGCCGCCGACATCACCGACGAGCACAGCTGTGAGGCGCTGGCCGGCCTGGCGCGGGAGCGGTTCGGGGGGATCGACGCGGTGGTGCACGTGGCGGCCTGGGACTCGTACTTCGGCGGGGTCGAGGACGCCGACTTCACGACGTGGCAGTCGGTGCTGGACGTCAATCTGCTGGGCACGCTGCGGATGACGCGGGCCTGTCTGCCCGCGCTGAAGGAGCGGGGCGGGTCGGTGGTGTTCATCGGGACGCAGTCGGCGGTGGCGGCGCCCTCGCAGGTGCGGCAGGCGGCGTACGCGGCCTCCAAGGGGGCGCTGACGAGCGCGATGTACTCGCTGGCGCGGGAGCTCGGGCCGTACCGGATCCGGGTCAACACGGTGCTGCCGGGGTGGATGTGGGGGCCGCCGGTGCAGGCGTACGTACAGTTCACCGCGCAGACCGAGGGGGTGTCCGAACAGGAGGTGCTGGGGAGGCTCACGGGACGGATGGCGTTGCCGGAGCTCGCCACGGACGGGGACGTGGCGGATGCGGCGGTGTTCCTGGTGTCGGACCGGGCGCGGGCGATCACCGGACAGTCGTTGCTGGTCAACGCCGGGGAGCTGATGCGTTGA